In the Juglans microcarpa x Juglans regia isolate MS1-56 chromosome 6D, Jm3101_v1.0, whole genome shotgun sequence genome, one interval contains:
- the LOC121235206 gene encoding short-chain dehydrogenase TIC 32 B, chloroplastic, translating into MKETLRYLAGIAGPSGYGSNSTAEQVTEDSSCCVSSRLTAIITGATSGIGVETARVLAKRGVRVVIPARDLRRAAELKEEIQKESPHAEIILLEIDLSSLTSVKRFCSEFLSLELPLNILINNAGIFSQNLEFSEDKIEMTFATNYLGHFLITEMLVEKMVETADKTGIQGRIINVTSVIHSWVKRDEFSFNQMLNPKNYNGTLSYAQSKLANILHVKEMSRHLKARNARVTINAVHPGIVKTGIIRAHKGFITDSLYFIASKLLKSTSQGASTTCYVALSPQLEGVTGKYFEDCNESNCSSLANDESEAQKLLQRTRALINKQLGQPAA; encoded by the exons ATGAAGGAAACACTAAGGTACTTGGCAGGAATTGCAGGCCCAAGTGGTTATGGCTCAAACTCAACTGCAGAGCAAGTCACAGAAGATTCCTCTTGCTGTGTTTCTTCCCGTTTAACTGCAATAATCACTG GGGCAACGTCAGGGATTGGAGTTGAAACTGCGAGGGTCTTAGCAAAGAGAGGTGTGAGGGTCGTAATTCCAGCAAGGGATCTAAGGAGGGCAGCTGAATTGAAGGAGGAGATTCAAAAGGAGAGTCCTCACGCTGAGATCATATTGTTGGAGATTGATTTGAGCTCCCTAACTTCTGTAAAGAGATTTTGTTCCGAGTTCTTGTCACTAGAGTTACCCCTTAACATTCTCAT aaaCAATGCTGGAATATTCTCTCAGAATTTGGAGTTCTCTGAAGACAAAATCGAGATGACGTTTGCTACCAATTACTTgg GACATTTTTTAATAACAGAAATGCTGGTGGAGAAAATGGTAGAAACAGCGGACAAGACAGGCATCCAAGGAAGAATCATAAATGTTACTTCGGTTATTCATAGCTGGGTGAAGAGAGATGAATTTTCCTTCAATCAAATGCTCAATCCAAAGAA CTATAATGGGACTCTATCATATGCTCAGTCAAAATTGGCTAACATATTGCATGTTAAGGAAATGTCAAGACACTTGAAG GCAAGGAATGCAAGGGTAACTATCAATGCAGTACATCCAGGCATTGTGAAGACAGGAATCATTAGAGCTCATAAGGGCTTTATAACAG ATTCTTTGTATTTCATTGCATCCAAGTTACTAAAGTCAACATCTCAG GGTGCATCCACCACATGCTATGTTGCTCTCAGCCCACAATTAGAAGGGGTGACAGGGAAATACTTTGAAGACTGCAATGAGAGTAACTGCTCAAGTCTAGCAAATGATGAATCTGAAGCACAAAAACTATTGCAGCGCACTCGAGCTCTGATTAATAAGCAATTAGGCCAACCAGCAGCTTAA
- the LOC121235207 gene encoding kinetochore protein SPC25 homolog encodes METQAEDTVRRKMESLRLIYDGEIPIQQQKMDSLTASFRKSLELIGVTARETFQNHGKIGEVKAKLRLAEDDLVKALAVKTRKEAERMAKMDAIAAQKARVEELRRSVLEQRANRDEYAAIISQQFLALAAFEDRSNKEVECKAQAQDATLWYNRVLGFHVEGGHGVKFTFKNINPKNPNEKYSFTIRYAYDTYTLLDCDIHLNDTKELIHELNRTNGLFKFVRIMREKFQEAMAQGFLPQSTTGHQESSMISMSAPVLSVSTDRSESSDHRVQHGEGNRPKKVLHARVMKPDVLSPGSASSVRCSPRLKVYI; translated from the exons ATGGAAACCCAAGCAGAGGACACTGTGCGGAGGAAGATGGAGTCGCTGCGATTGATCTACGACGGAGAGATACCGATTCAGCAGCAGAAGATGGATTCTCTAACGGCTTCGTTTCGGAAATCCCTGGAATTGATCGGGGTTACAGCGCGGGAAACCTTCCAAAATCATG GAAAAATAGGGGAGGTTAAAGCTAAGCTGAGACTGGCGGAGGATGATTTGGTGAAAGCACTAGCAG TGAAGACCCGTAAAGAAGCTGAGAGGATGGCGAAAATGGATGCTATTGCTGCTCAAAAGGCAAGAGTAGAAGAGCTTAGAAGAAGCGTGCTAGAGCAGAGGGCTAATAGGGATGAATATGCCGCAATTATATCTCAACAATTTCTAG CTCTGGCAGCATTTGAAGATAGGAGTAACAAAGAAGTTGAATGTAAAGCTCAAGCACAAGATGCAACTTTGTGGTATAATAGAGTTCTTGGTTTCCATGTCGAAGGCGGACATG ggGTAAAATTTACATTCAAGAACATTAATCCAAAAAACCCAAATGAGAAGTACTCTTTCACCATTCGATATGCATATGATACTTACACCT TGTTAGATTGTGATATACACTTGAATGACACCAAAGAGTTGATCCATGAATTGAACAGAACCAATGGTTTATTCAAATTTGTCAGAATCATGAGGGAGAAGTTTCAAGAAGCTATGGCTCAAG GGTTTTTGCCTCAATCAACTACTGGTCATCAAGAGTCTTCCATGATCTCTATGTCGGCTCCAGTTTTGTCCGTGTCAACTGACAGAAGTGAATCCAGTGACCATCGTGTTCAACATGGAGAAGGCAATAGACCTAAGAAAGTACTCCATGCAAGAGTGATGAAACCTGATGTTTTGTCTCCAGGATCAGCATCATCTGTTAGATGTTCCCCTCGTTTGAAG GTTTATATATGA